One window from the genome of Pieris napi chromosome 3, ilPieNapi1.2, whole genome shotgun sequence encodes:
- the LOC125063343 gene encoding patched domain-containing protein 3-like, whose translation MPSKKKIKSPQQLWESLSSVFVNFVETIFFNLGVLVGRHPWRTIAVSWTLVLVSCTGLLRFYIEKNPMKLWVPPDSDFYQDTNWYIDNFGTNYRLQKILVTADNVLDPEVLMVIKNITNEVNSITIQHNDKTYSVNELCFKVPIVNIFDSSGKSRSEGEASNTKEPSKINYVDNTLWVDDEFYCGFLEAFQLTCLKYNILDLWRGDPDLIRNASEHEIIEKINKVKLNPVSGHPTDFVKMLGGVKRDKSGKIVSAKSVLISWYMYVNMTAVNLDEVGNLMGTEDWVSLELALWEQHFLNYIKSVDYGSKGIRLFYEAGRSFADVSGESMFQEMDKLALGIIMMFFYILIAVSRCNWLEIKVTLGSVGLLGVGMSYISAVGWCSILGISFGPVHSSLPFLLMGLGVDDMFVMNACWKIVIAHDSHKSVPVKIGLMLKHAGVSIVITSFTDIVALLIGAITILPSLKSFCMYAAMGVFFVFCYSVTFYVAVFTLDLKRIESKRNGVLFCYRHKKEITISTEKTIFQKGLESFYKNVVFTKAGKSIIILFTIIMTGISIEAILKLEQRFDPRWFIPEDTYYKDFINAHAIYYPEEGNPAMVFMGKMNYSSEIDNIYNMVQELRNQTYVTDTVAWVEHFHGYVLQNYGHDLKNSSSLTQEKFNKYLSRFLFSPVGGQFQYSFKFSEPLRCGYPVTEINASSMSFSFTKFGGPEEYIPAMNMVKSIVKNTNITSGDGYRSVWSKAFANWVTDEIIAVEVERNIELALICVMICTVILITNLQMCLWIFICVLLTIINVLGCMQRWGMTVDIVCCIGLELAIGLCVDYAAHVGHSFLTFTQGSRNERAFKTVTSIGTAVLLGGGSTLLSLSLLSMSKTYTFQSFFKIFLLVILFGLYSGLLFLPVVLSLVGPAGYVKKDEGNGIPEAVELNGKNNEKEKPIDDS comes from the coding sequence ATGCCTAGTAAGAAGAAAATTAAGTCTCCGCAACAACTATGGGAAAGTTTATCTTCTGTATTTGTTAACTTCGTCGAGACTATATTCTTCAATTTGGGAGTTCTAGTGGGCAGGCATCCATGGCGCACTATTGCTGTATCGTGGACCTTAGTGTTAGTGAGCTGCACGGGCCTGTTAAGATTTTACATAGAAAAGAATCCTATGAAGTTATGGGTCCCGCCCGATTCAGATTTTTATCAAGACACGAACTggtatatagataattttggTACTAACTATCGTCTTCAGAAAATTTTAGTAACGGCGGATAATGTTCTTGATCCTGAAGTCTTAATGGtgattaaaaacattacaaatgaAGTCAATTCGATTACAATTCAACACAACGATAAAACTTATTCAGTGAATGAACTGTGCTTCAAAGTAccaattgttaatatttttgattcaAGTGGAAAATCTAGATCTGAGGGCGAAGCTTCAAACACAAAAGAGCCAAGTAAGATAAACTACGTGGATAACACTTTGTGGGTTGACGACGAATTTTATTGTGGATTCTTGGAGGCATTTCAACTGACATGTTTGAAGTATAACATCTTAGATTTATGGAGAGGCGACCCTGACTTGATAAGGAACGCTTCAGAGCATGAGATTATTGAGaagataaataaagtaaaattgaACCCTGTATCTGGTCATCCAACAGACTTTGTGAAAATGTTAGGCGGTGTTAAACGTGACAAGAGTGGTAAGATTGTGTCTGCAAAATCTGTGTTAATTAGTTGGTATATGTATGTTAACATGACAGCGGTGAATTTAGATGAAGTCGGTAATCTCATGGGCACAGAAGACTGGGTGTCTTTGGAGTTAGCTTTATGGgaacaacattttttaaactacataAAGAGTGTTGATTATGGCAGTAAAGGTATACGTTTATTTTATGAAGCAGGGCGAAGTTTTGCAGATGTTAGTGGTGAATCAATGTTTCAAGAGATGGACAAACTGGCTTTAGGTATAATtatgatgtttttttatatattgatagCGGTATCTCGATGTAATTGGTTAGAAATAAAAGTAACTTTAGGAAGCGTGGGATTGTTGGGTGTAGGCATGTCATATATCAGTGCGGTGGGTTGGTGCTCAATTCTAGGCATTTCTTTTGGTCCCGTTCATTCATCTTTACCTTTTCTTCTAATGGGACTGGGAGTTGACGATATGTTTGTTATGAACGCCTGTTGGAAAATCGTTATAGCCCATGATTCGCACAAAAGTGTACCAGTCAAAATAGGACTCATGTTAAAACACGCAGGCGTGTCGATTGTAATAACGTCATTTACCGACATAGTTGCTTTATTAATTGGAGCAATAACCATATTACCATCACTAAAATCGTTTTGCATGTATGCAGCAATGGGTGTgttctttgtattttgttattcTGTTACGTTTTATGTAGCAGTTTTTACATTAGATCTTAAAAGAATTGAATCGAAGAGGAACGGTGTTCTTTTTTGCTATAGACACAAAAAGGAAATTACCATTTCTACGGAGAAAACAATCTTTCAAAAGGGTTTGGAGagtttttacaaaaatgtcGTATTTACTAAAGCTGGcaaatcaattattatattgttcacAATTATCATGACCGGAATTAGTATCGAAGCAATTTTAAAGTTGGAACAAAGATTTGACCCCAGATGGTTCATACCCGAAGATACTTATTACAAAGACTTTATCAACGCGCATGCAATTTACTATCCAGAAGAAGGTAATCCTGCTATGGTTTTTATGGGTAAAATGAATTATAGTTCtgaaattgataatatttacaatatggTACAAGAATTACGTAATCAAACATATGTCACTGACACAGTAGCATGGGTGGAACATTTCCACGGCTATGTCTTACAAAACTACGGtcacgatttaaaaaattcgtCTTCTCTGACACaggagaaatttaataaatatttatcaagatTTCTATTCAGCCCTGTAGGTGGCCAGTTCCagtatagttttaaattttcagaaCCTCTCCGTTGTGGCTATCCTGTGACCGAAATAAACGCTTCTTCAATGTCATTCAGTTTTACAAAGTTCGGTGGCCCAGAAGAGTATATACCCGCTATGAATATGGTTAAgagtattgtaaaaaatacaaatataaccaGTGGAGATGGTTATCGTTCCGTCTGGTCAAAGGCTTTTGCTAATTGGGTCACAGATGAGATCATCGCCGTCGAAGTAGAAAGAAATATCGAATTAGCATTAATATGTGTGATGATATGcactgtaatattaataacaaacctTCAAATGTGTCTATGGATATTTATTTGCGTGTTGCTCACTATTATAAACGTGTTAGGTTGCATGCAACGCTGGGGTATGACTGTTGACATTGTTTGCTGTATTGGTCTTGAACTTGCGATCGGGTTATGTGTTGACTACGCGGCCCACGTTGGCCATTCATTCTTAACATTCACTCAAGGCAGTCGCAATGAAAGAGCCTTCAAAACGGTCACTTCGATAGGGACCGCTGTCTTACTTGGAGGTGGTTCCACTTTGCTTTCTCTATCTCTTTTAAGTATGTCCAAAACGTACACGTTTCAATCgttctttaaaattttcctTTTAGTAATACTCTTCGGTTTGTATAGTGGGCTTTTGTTTTTACCTGTTGTTTTGTCTTTAGTTGGCCCAGCAGGGTACGTAAAGAAAGATGAAGGAAATGGCATACCAGAAGCAGTAGAATTAAAtggtaaaaataatgaaaaagaaaagcCGATTGATGATAGTTGA